ATTGGGCAGGATATGTTCAGCCGATATCCGTGCCGCGCCTTTGCCTGACACGCGGGCGGCAAGGATAAACTCGCGCTCCCAAAGAGACAAAGCCGCGCCGCGGGTGATGCGGGCAAAAACGGGGATGTTGAAGATACCGATGGCGATGATTGCGTTAATGGCCCCGGCACCAAAGACGGCAGTGATCAGAATGGCGATGACGAGAGAGGGGAATGCAAAGACCAGATCATTGCCGCGCATGATGAATTCATCTATCCACGATCCACTGCGCGCAGCGGCTGCCAGACCCAAGGGAACGCCCAGCGCCATACCAATCCCGACCGCGACCAGCGCCACCGCAATCGAGGTGCGCGCACCAACCATGATCATCGAGAACATGTCGCGTCCGAAATGATCGGTACCGAACCAGTGCTGCGCGCTGGGTGGCTGCAGCTTGGCCGGAATGCTCAGCGCGGCGTGGTCGTATGGGGTCCAGACAAAGGACACCAGCGCTGCCAGCACAACCAGTGAGGACAGCGTCGCGCCAAGGATCAGGTTGCGGCTCATGTCCTGCTCCTCAGCCTTGGATCGACTGCGGCATAGGCCAGATCGACAAAAAAGTTCACCATGATGACGGCAAAGACCAGCAGCATAACGACCGATTCCACGACGATCAGATCGCGCGCCGATATGGCCTGAAAAACCAGCCGCCCGAGGCCGGGTAGATAAAACACCTGTTCGATGATGATCGAACCCGCCAGCAGGAAGGAAAATTGGAGTCCAATGATCGTCAGTACCGGGATCAAGGCATTCCGCACTCCGTGTCGCCAAAGCGCCTGCCGACGCGAAAGGCCCTTGGCGCGTGCAGTGCGCATAAAATCCTCGGCCAGAATATCCAACAGAGCCGAGCGCATGACCCGCGCAAGGATCGCCGCTTGCGGCAGGGCCAGGGCGATGGCTGGAAGGGTCAACGAATGTAGACCGGTCCAAATGCCGTTCTCCCAACCCGCGAAACCGCCGGCATTGAACCAGCGCAAATTGATGGCAAAGACCAACACCAGCATCATCGCGAACCAGAAATTCGGCACCGCGATACCAAGCTGAGTCGCACCCATCACGGTCAGATCACCCGGTTTGCCGCGCCGTGAGGCTGCGTAGATACCGGCGGGGAAAGCAATCAGCGTGGAAAGGGTCAGCGCGTACAAAGCCAGCGGCAATGACACCCACAATCGATCTGCGATCATCTGCGACACGGGTGTGCGATAGGTGTAGGACGTACCAAAATCCCCAACCAGCATCCCGCCGACCCAGTTGAAGTACCGCTCGATCTTCGAGACATCGAGGCCCAGTTCAGCTCTCAGCGCAGTCAATGTATCGGCCTGCGCGTTCACGCCCAGCATGAACAACGCCGGATCACCGGGCGCGACCTCGATCACTGCAAAGATGACAACCGAGGCGACGGCCAGGCTCAGGATCAGCGACAGCAGACGTTTGAGGGCGTAGCGGAGCATTTGGAAACGTTAGGGTCACATCTCGTGTGGGTCCAGCGCCTAAGGCACGAGAAGATAGACAAAAAGAAACCCGCCAAGCCAGAATCCTTGTGGGTTTCATGGTGCAACAGTTCGCGCCGGGGCGCTGGCCATCGCCCCGGTCCAACTCTGTTCATCTATTCGGACCAACTGATCCCGGTCAGATCGATCGCTGCCGTGGGTGCGTTTTCCCATAGCCCCTCAACACCGGCCTTGGCCACGCCAAGCTTGGCAAGTTGAAACAGGTACCCGTTGACGTAATCGGTCGAAATCAAGCGTTGTGCCTCACCCAGCAAACGTGTGCGCTCATCAGGGTCCGTGGTCGAATTCAGCGTGTCCATCAATGCCTGAAAGTCGGTGCTGTCATATTGGAAGTAATAGTCGGGCCGGGCATAAATACCGATATCCATCGGCTCGGTATGGCTGACGATGGTCAGGCCAAACTCCTTGCCCTTGAACACGCTTTCCAGCCACTGCGCCCATTCCACATTGATGATCTCGGCGGTGATGCCAATATCGGCCAGTTGCGCAGCGATGATTTCACCCCCGCGTCGGGCGTAGGAAGGCGGCGGCAAGTGCAGCGTGGTCTCGAACCCATCGGGATACCCGGCCTCGGCCAGCAGCGCCTTGGCTTTTTCCGGGTCATAGGCCGAATTGCCGGTCAAATCGACGTAAGCCGGGTTATGCGGAGCAAAATGCGTACCGATGGGTGTGCCATAGCCGAACATAGCCCCATCAATGATGGCCTGCCTGTCAATCGCGTGGGCCAATGCCTGTCGGACCAATATGTCATCAAACGGGGCTTGTTTGTTGTTGGTCGACAGAATGGTTTCCCCCTCGGTCGAGCCGACAAGAACCTGAAAGCGCGGATCAGCCTCGAACTGCGGCAGATTCTCGGGTGCGGGGAAGTTGTCGAACACGTCCACATCCTCGGCCATCATGGCGGCGAAGGCGGCGGTCGGATCCGAGATAAACTTAAACGTTGCGGTCTCTAACGCGGGCTGTTCGCCCCAATAGTCGGGGTTGCGATTCAGGATGATGCTGTCACCCTGCAGCCAGTCAGAGAAGGTGAAGGCCCCCGTGCCAACCGGATTGGTCTTGATATTCTCGATGCTTTCGGGCGCAACGATCACCGCGTCACCCCAGGCGAGATTGAAAAGGAAGTTCCCGTTCGGCTCATTCAACGTCACCTGAACGGTCAGGGGGTCCACCACCTCGACACTTTTAATGCCCGCAAACAAAGCCTTCTGCGCATTGGCGCTGTCTTCTGCCGTGGCGCGATCAAGGGTGAACTTGACGTCCTCGGCATCCATCGTTGTGCCATCGTGAAATGTCACACCGTCGCGCAGCTTGAATGTGTAAACGGTACCGTCATCCGAGATTTCCCAGCTTTCGGCCAGCCCCGGCACCACCGAGCCATCCCCCATGAACCGGGTCAGGCCTTCGAAGATATTGGTGTAGACAACCGAATCGATAGCCTGCGCCGCAGCGCTGGTCGGGTCCAGATGCGGTGGCTCAAGCTGCATGGCGATGGTGATGTCAGATTTGGCCATGGCCTGCGTGGCAAACAGGCCCGCGCCAAGGACCAGGGCCGACGCGAACGAGCGAAAGCGCTGCTTTGTCATGAAAATCTCTCCCCACTGAAATTGGCTAGCCCTGCTTTTTTCGGGCCGATCTGCGACCAATGTCCTCGCAAACCCGGGGTCAATCAAGGAATTGTTGGCGCAACCGGGGTTTCTTTGCGCCTGCCGCATCTGCTATGCCGCGCTGCAACATGAACCCTGCGAGGAGCGAGCATGAGCGCCACCGCCCGCAAGAAAGCCCCGAACGCCGAGGATATCCGCGCCCGGAAAGGTACTGATCCACTGGTCTCGTTGACCGCCTACACAACACCGATGGCGCAGTTGATGGATGCGCATTGTGACTTCGTTCTGGTCGGTGACAGCGTCGGCATGGTGTTGCACGGGTTGACGTCGACCCTTGGTGTGACGATGGAGATGATGATCATGCACGGCCAGGCCGTTGCCCGTGGTCTGGACAAGGCAATGATGGTGATCGACATGCCTTTCGCCAGCTACGAGCATGACCCGGCTCAGGCATTCCGCAACGCAGCCCGGCTGATGTCGGAAACAGGAGCTGGGGCGGTTAAGCTGGAAGGTGGCGTCGAGATGGCTGAAACCATCCGGTTTCTGGTCAAACGCGGGATCCCGGTGATGGCACATATTGGCCTGACACCGCAGTCGATAAACACTTTGGGTGGCTATAAGGTACAAGGGCGCGACGAACAGGCCGATGCCGTATTGACCGACGCCCGGGCAGTCGCCGAAGCAGGCGCGTTTTCGGTCGTGTTAGAGAAAGTTCCGCAGGGTTTGGCCAACCGGATTACCGCTGAGATTGCGATCCCCACAATCGGAATTGGTGCCTCGGCCGGGTGCGACGGGCAAATTCTGGTGGTGGACGATATGCTTGGATTTTTCACCGCCTTCAAACCGAAATTCGTCAAACGCTATGCTGATCTTGGCCCGCTGGCCGAAGCCGCCATTGCTGAATACGCAGCCGAGGTTCGTGCGCGAAGCTTCCCGGCACACGAACATGTCTTTGCCGATGCCGTACCCGTCAAAGGACCCAAGTCATGACCGCGCCAATTCTGCGTCGATTGGCAGACTTGCGCGCTCTGACCCGTGATTGGCATCTGAATGGTGAGGTGATCGGAGTTGTCCCCACCATGGGTGCGCTGCACCAGGGGCATCTGTCGCTGGCCGAAGCCGCGAAGACGGCTTGCGACCGGGTGATCGTGACGATCTTTGTAAACCCCAAGCAGTTCAACAACCCCGAAGACCTCGCCAACTATCCGCGCACCGAACAAGAAGACGCGAAAAAGCTCGCGCCTTACAACGTCGATGCGATATACGTGCCCGACCCGGATGAGATTTACCCTGATGGCTTCGCCACCACAGTCTCGGTCTCGGGTCTGACCGACGCGATGGAGGGAGAATTCCGCCCGGGTCATTTCGATGGTGTGGCAACAGTTGTCGCCAAGCTGTTCCTGCAAACGCAAGCGGATCGAGCCTATTTCGGGGAAAAAGACTATCAGCAGCTTATGATCGTCCGCCGGATGGCCCGCGACCTCGATATACCGATCGAGGTGATTGGTTGCCCCACGGTGCGTGAACCTTCGGGCCTCGCAATGTCTTCGCGCAATCAAAGGCTATCCGAGGATGGTCTGGCCATCGCAGCCGAAAAACATCGTATCATGCGTGCAGTTGTTCAGGCGCTGGAAAGCGGCGAAGAATTCGAAGCTTTGGCTTCTCAGGCACAGGCCGATCTTTTGGCCGCCGGCTTCAACGAAGTGGAGTATCTGCAACTACGCTGCGCTGAAAAGCTGGAGCCTATGACCCATGCCAAACGACCCGCACGACTGTTTGCGGCAGCCTTGGTCGACGGCGTGCGGCTGATCGACAATCTACCGGTGTCTCCGGTCTGATTTCCCCTCTGGCACGTTTGGTTGTGTTTGCGCTAAAGTCCTGCAAAACCAAAGCGGGAGGGGCGCAGGAATGACCTATATTCTGGCAATCGATCAGGGCACCACATCGTCTCGTGCAATCCTGTTCGACGCGCAAATGCAGCGCGTCGGCACTGCGCAGCACGAGTTTACACAGCATTTCCCACAGGAAGGCTGGGTTGAGCATGATGCCGAGGAGATATGGGACAGCGTTCTGACGGTTTGCCGTGAAGTGATGCAAACGACAGGTGTATCCGCGGCACAGATCGCTGGTATCGGGATTACCAACCAACGCGAAACCACTGTCATCTGGGATCGCGCCACTGGGGCCCCCATTCACAACGCAATCGTCTGGCAGGACCGTCGCACCGCTGAGATTTGCGAGCGTCTTCGCAAAGCGGGATGCGAGGATGACGTAACTGCCCAGACCGGTCTGCTGCTAGATCCTTATTTTTCGGGCACCAAGGTTAAATGGTTGCTGGATACCGTCCCCGGCGCACGCGACCGTGCTGCCGCCGGAGAGCTGCTGTTCGGCACAATCGATACCTTCCTGATCTGGCGACTGACAGAAGGGCGCGTGCACGCCACCGACGCCACCAATGCGGCCCGCACATTGCTATTCGATATTCACAAAGGGGAATGGAGTACCGAGATCTGCGACTTGCTGGACATCCCCCAAGCTTTGTTGCCCGACGTGCGCGATTGCGCCGCAGACTTCGGATCGACCTCGCTGTTTAGCGGTAATATTCCAATTCTCGGCGTGGCGGGGGATCAGCAAGCTGCCACCATCGGACAGGCCTGTTTCCAGCCGGGCATGATGAAATCCACCTATGGCACGGGCTGTTTCGCACTACTCAACACCGGTACGCAGCCAGTTGAGTCGAAAAACCGGCTGCTAACGACAATTGCCTATCAGTTGGACGGGCAGAAAACCTATGCGCTTGAAGGCTCGATTTTCATTGCCGGTGCGGCGGTGCAATGGCTGCGCGATGCGTTGCAAATCATCGAAACCGCACCGCAAAGCGGTGAACTGGCCGCCAAAGCGGATCCAAACCAGCACGTTGTTCTCGTCCCTGCCTTTACTGGGCTGGGCGCGCCTTATTGGAAACCCGATTGCCGGGGCGCAATCTTTGGCCTGACTCGCAATTCAGGCCGCGCCGAAATCACGCGCGCCACGCTGGAAAGCATCGCGTTCCAGACCCGCGACCTGTGGCACGCCATGCAGGGCGATTGGGGCGCAGAGACTGACGTGATCCTGCGCGTCGACGGCGGAATGAGCGCCTCGGACTGGGCCATGCAGGGGCTTTCCGACATTCTGGGCGCCCCGGTCGACCGCCCGGTGATGCAGGAAACCACCGCGCTTGGTGCCGCATGGCTGGCGGGCATGAAAGCGGGTGTCTACCCGGATCAGGCCGGATTCGCCGAAACCTGGGATCTGGACCGGCGGTTTGAGCCTGCAAAACCCGTAGCTGACCGAGACGCGGCCTATGCACGCTGGCAACGCGCGGTTCAGGCGGCCATGGCGTTCTAACTGTGGTCCTTCATCAAGCGCTGTTTCTGCCGTGACCAGTCGCGCTTGGCCTGCGTTTCGCGCTTGTCGTGCAGCTTCTTACCTTTGGCGATGCCGATCTTCAGCTTCGCCCGACCCTTGTGATTAAAATAAAGCACCAGCGGCACCAGCGTCATGCCTTTGCGTTGGGTCGCGTTCCACAGGTTCGACAGTTCCTTGCGTGACACCAGCAGTTTACGGCGGCGGCGTTCTTCATGTTTGAAGACCTTGGCCTGCTCATAGGGCGCGATATAGCTGTTGATCAGCCATAGCTCTCCGTCATCAACCGACGCATAGCTTTCAGCAATGTTCGACCCACCGGCACGCAGGGATTTGACCTCGGACCCTTCCAGGACAATACCGCATTCGAGATCGTCTTCGATCGCATAATCGAAGCGCGCACGCCGGTTTTCGGCGATCACTTTGTAATTCGGGTCAGTGTTCTGCTTCTGCTTGGCCATGGCGCGTTGATGTATGCCGCTTGCGTCCGCCTTGCAAGGCAGGGTTATGAATTGGCCGAGATTATCAGGTCAGGTCCAAATATCGTGTCAGCGTGATTGTGCAGATAAATCTTGAGCCACGGGGTAAAACGGTCGGGATGCCGTTTCACCTCGGCCAGCAGATCGTGGTAATCGACCCAGCGGATATCCATCACTTCTTCCGGGTTAGGCTCGATTTTCAAGGCTCCACGCACATGGGCCAGAAAGACATCGACCACCTCGTTCTCGACCATTCCGTTGCCGACATCGGCATGATACTCTAATCGATGCCGGTATTCGGGATAGAGCCCGGTGATGCCCAATTCTTCGCGTAGGCGCCGGACGGCACAATGCGAAGCGCTTTCGTCCCAATCCGGATGCGTACAACAGGTATTCGCCCATAGACCCGGCGTGTGGTATTTGCCCATCGCCCGGCGTTGCAGCAATATCTCGGTCCCGCGCACGGCAAACACGGACACAGCCTTGTGTCGCAGCCCCTTTTCATGCGCCTCCAGCTTGTCGACGGGTGTCAGTTCGCCCTCAACCCAAGCCGGGATCAAGATTCCCATCTGTCGTCTCCTGTTGGCGATCTCCGGTGCACATGGCCTTACCGGTTTTCCCCAAAGTGGCGCTGATTACAATGTCAATCAATCGCACGAAAGGCCGCAGGGGCTGCGGCATTTCGAAGTTCGTCTGTAAACCTGTTGGCGGAGTTACTCTCCCGAAACGCTCACGATATAGGCGTAAACGTCTTCGGCGCCTTTCTTCAGCTTGAAGGTCATTTTCGACTTTGCCGAGGTTTCCCCCAAATAGTCTTTCAAGAATGCTTTGGGGTCTTGGGCGTAGGCCACGAAAGTCTCTTCATCCCAGACCAGCCCATTTTCGCCCGCGGCCACGATGCTGTCGCCGTATCTGAAGCCTTCTTCAGTGCCGGCGGTGCGGCCTGCGATTCCGTACAGGTTCGGACCCGTCTTACCGCCCTTAACGATAACTTCACCCGCAGGGTCAGCAATCATGTGACAGGATTTACATTTATTGAAGGTCTTCTTACCCGCTTCGGCATCACCTTCTGCATAGACAGGAAGGGCCAGCAGACCGGCAATTGCGGTGGCAAGGATACGATTCATAGCTTTTGCTCCGATATGAATTGGCTGCACCGAATGGATCGCTGGCACAGCAGAGAGTCAACGCGCAGATTGCCGCGCGACGGCACTGTGTCACAGGCGATCGGTGTCGTACTTAACCGAAGTCATGTAACTGCGACCAGCAGGGCAGCAGGTCGCCAGTGCGGGGGGAAGCCAGATAGATAGCCCGTGCAATCGCGCGCGCAAGACAGATCGAGGCCGCATGGCCGATCATCGCCATAGCCTCGGGGCCAACCGTGCGCGCGCAGGTGCTGAGACCGAATACCAGATCCCCATCGCCAGGCGTGTGCGCAGGCACGATGGCGCGGGCGATGCCATCATGGGCTGCTACCGCCAGACGCTGGCATTGCGGTTTGGTCAGCGCTGCATCAGTTGCAACTATAGCAATCGTGGTGTTTGCGCGATCTGGCGGAGCAGAATGCATCATTTGCGCCTTGCGGCTGACAAGAGAGGAACCAAGGCCCGAGGCCGGGTCTGGCCCCAATCCACCGAACTCGTCATCGATCTCAAACGGCGCAGCCCAAAAATGCCGATCACCCGGTGTGGTTACGCTGCCAAGCGGATTGGCCGCCACCAGCGCGCCGACGGTTACGCCACCCTCAAGCTTTAACGAAGCCGAGCCTAAGCCACCCTTGTGCATCGCGGCCAATGCGCCGGTACCAGCCCCCACCGAGCCCAGTTCAAATTCTGGTGAGGCGGTCAAATACGCAGACTTCCCCAGATCGCGATAAGGATTTTCGGTCCAGTTCTTATCTCCACCATTGAGTAGATCGAACAGAATCGCGCCCGGCACGATGGGCACGACGGCCGAACCGACCTGAAATCCGCGCCCCTGAGCGCGCAATGCGTCTGAAACGCCCGAGCACGCATCCAGTCCAAAGGCCGAGCCGCCGGACAAAGCAATCGCGTCGACCCGATCAACAGTTTTGTCGACCGCCAGTAGGTCGGTCTCACGCGTGCCGGGGGCGCCGCCCATCACATGAACCGAAGCTGTGAACGGGTCGTCCGCCGTCAGGACAGTTGTGCCTGATTTAAGCGTCTCATCCTGCGCGTGACCGACTTTCAGGCCAGGGACATCAGTGATCAGGTTTCTGGGTCCAGGGTTCATCTTCGTCTCGAATGTTGAGCCGGAAAGTGCGCTGGCGCGCGCTGTCTCCGGCGGAGATATTTATGACCAGATGAAGGGCGGATCAGATGCATCGGCCTCCGTCCACTTCGAGGGCTGTGCCGGTGATCATGCTGGCCTCGTCCGAGCAGAGGAAACAGGCGGCGTTTGCCATGTCTTCGGGCGTTGAGAAGCGACCAAGCGGGATCGTTGACAGGAATTTGGCGCGGATTTCCGGAGTGTCTTCGCCCATGAAGGATTTCAGCAGCGGTGTTTCGCCCGCCACCGGGCAGATCGCGTTGACGCGCACGCCCGAGGGGGCGAGTTCAACGGCCATCGTCTTGGTCGCGGTGATCATCCAGCCTTTGGAGGCGTTGTACCAGTTCAGATTGGGGCGCGGTGACAGACCCGCGGTCGAGGCCACGTTCAGGATCGCCCCCGCGCCGTGTGTCTTCATCTGCGGAACAAAGGCGCGCGCGGTCAGGTAGACGGATTTCATGTTCACGGCGAAAACGCGGTCGAAATCATCTTCGCTGACGTCCTCCAATGGGGTCGGCAGGTGCGTTACGCCCGCATTATTCACCAGAATATCCAGTCGTCCAAATTCTTCCGACACCGCATGTGCCATGGCCTGAACCGATGCCGCATCCGAGACGTCAACGTGCTGTGCGATGGCATTCGTGCCGACCGCAGACGCCATGTCGGAAGCCGCTTCGCCATTGATATCTGCGATCATCACGCGGGCGCCTTCGGTCAGGAACTTTTGCGCAATCCCAGCGCCGAACCCGGATGCGCCGCCGGTTACGATGGCGGTTTTTCCCTCAAGCCTCATGGCTTTACCTCCCCTGCGTCTTGCACCGGCAGAGTAGCAACGTGCAGCGAAACTGCCAGATCAATCTTCGGACACTTTGCCTCGCAGGGCTTTGACATCCGCGCGGGCTTTCTTAGCAGCAAGCCTTCGCTTGACCGAACCATAAGTGGGTTTGGTCGCGATCCTGCGCTTGGGATTGACCAAAGCCCGCGTGATCAGTTCAGCCAACCGGGCGCGCGCGATGTCGCGGTTGCGGGCCTGAGACCGTGTTTCTTCACATTGAATGATGATGGCGCCGTCCTTGGTCCAGCGACGTCCGGCCAGCCGTTTCAAACGTGTCTTGACCGGATCAGGCAAGGAGGGTGAGCGCGCGGCCTCGAACCGCAGCTCAACGGCGGTGGAGACCTTGTTGACGTTCTGCCCACCCGGACCAGAGGACCGCACGAAGCTTTCGGTCATTTCCCAGTCTTGCAGGGCGATATCGTCGGTGATGCGCAACATGGATCGGACCTTACAGGGCGCAGTTGAAAACAAAAAGGGCCGCCCCGGCGGGACGGCCCTTCGAAAGTTCAGGAGGTTGGGTCGGTTAGATCAATCGACCAGCCGGAGCGAGCGCTCCGCCAAGGGCTGCCTTAACAGGCGATCCCCCCGGTTGTTCCAACACCTCTCTCCAATCTCTTTCTCGACACTGGATCACCTCCTTTTCTATCTGTTGCGGTTAACAAGGAGCGTGACACAAGTTGTGCCAATCTCAAAGAACTTTTTTACGCAGGCTGTGCAGCGGTCAGACGGGCGACGATCACCTTGAACGGAATCAGGGCGATTAGTGCCAGCGACAGTTTCACCAGCCAGTCAGCGAAGGCCAGCGTCACCCACAGCGGGGCCATCGGGCCGGACAGCATGAAGGGCACAGGCTCCCACGCCCAGTTGATCGCAGCGTCTGCATTGGCACCAAAGACGGTAACCGAGGCCGAGAACGCCAGCGTAAAGAAGATCGCGGTGTCCAGCGCTGAACCGACCAGTGTCGACACCAGCGGCGCGCGCCACCAGCGGCCACCACGCAGTGAGTTGAACACAGTGACGTCGGTCAATTGCGCGATCAGGAAGGCGGTGCCCGAAGCGACTGCGATGCGCAGCGGCACGGCGGCATAGGTGAAGCCGTCACCCTGCAGCATGATCTGGCTGCCGATCAGCGAGCAGATGATACCGGTGACAAATCCGGCGAATACGACCTTGCGGGCCGGACCCACGCCGTAGACGCGGTTCATGATGTCGGTGACCAGAAAGGCCAACGGATAGGTGAAGGCACCCCAGGTCAACAGGCCGTCAAGGATCAGGAACTGGACCAGGATGTTTGAGGCCACGACGATCGAGGCCATGGCAAGGATGCCGGGAATAAAGCTGCGTTGCATTTTCAGATGCCCGTTTTGACAAGGTAGCGGCGACTTGGCCCCAGGCTCATCCCGAGGCAGGCCGTGCGTTTAGACCTTTGTCTGCCGCCTGTCAATCAGGCAGCAAGTATTCGACCAATTCAGTGCGTTGCAGAAAGAAGAAGTTGTCGTCGGAAATCATCGTTGCGCGCAGCCGCCCCTGCACATCGCGCCAGACAGAAAGGCCCTCGAGATTGTCATGCGTCCCGGTGCTGGTTTCGAACAGAATCTCTTGTGACACGGGTGCATCATCTGCGATCACC
The Ruegeria sp. SCSIO 43209 genome window above contains:
- a CDS encoding cytochrome c family protein, with product MNRILATAIAGLLALPVYAEGDAEAGKKTFNKCKSCHMIADPAGEVIVKGGKTGPNLYGIAGRTAGTEEGFRYGDSIVAAGENGLVWDEETFVAYAQDPKAFLKDYLGETSAKSKMTFKLKKGAEDVYAYIVSVSGE
- the panB gene encoding 3-methyl-2-oxobutanoate hydroxymethyltransferase, encoding MSATARKKAPNAEDIRARKGTDPLVSLTAYTTPMAQLMDAHCDFVLVGDSVGMVLHGLTSTLGVTMEMMIMHGQAVARGLDKAMMVIDMPFASYEHDPAQAFRNAARLMSETGAGAVKLEGGVEMAETIRFLVKRGIPVMAHIGLTPQSINTLGGYKVQGRDEQADAVLTDARAVAEAGAFSVVLEKVPQGLANRITAEIAIPTIGIGASAGCDGQILVVDDMLGFFTAFKPKFVKRYADLGPLAEAAIAEYAAEVRARSFPAHEHVFADAVPVKGPKS
- the glpK gene encoding glycerol kinase GlpK; its protein translation is MTYILAIDQGTTSSRAILFDAQMQRVGTAQHEFTQHFPQEGWVEHDAEEIWDSVLTVCREVMQTTGVSAAQIAGIGITNQRETTVIWDRATGAPIHNAIVWQDRRTAEICERLRKAGCEDDVTAQTGLLLDPYFSGTKVKWLLDTVPGARDRAAAGELLFGTIDTFLIWRLTEGRVHATDATNAARTLLFDIHKGEWSTEICDLLDIPQALLPDVRDCAADFGSTSLFSGNIPILGVAGDQQAATIGQACFQPGMMKSTYGTGCFALLNTGTQPVESKNRLLTTIAYQLDGQKTYALEGSIFIAGAAVQWLRDALQIIETAPQSGELAAKADPNQHVVLVPAFTGLGAPYWKPDCRGAIFGLTRNSGRAEITRATLESIAFQTRDLWHAMQGDWGAETDVILRVDGGMSASDWAMQGLSDILGAPVDRPVMQETTALGAAWLAGMKAGVYPDQAGFAETWDLDRRFEPAKPVADRDAAYARWQRAVQAAMAF
- a CDS encoding SDR family oxidoreductase encodes the protein MRLEGKTAIVTGGASGFGAGIAQKFLTEGARVMIADINGEAASDMASAVGTNAIAQHVDVSDAASVQAMAHAVSEEFGRLDILVNNAGVTHLPTPLEDVSEDDFDRVFAVNMKSVYLTARAFVPQMKTHGAGAILNVASTAGLSPRPNLNWYNASKGWMITATKTMAVELAPSGVRVNAICPVAGETPLLKSFMGEDTPEIRAKFLSTIPLGRFSTPEDMANAACFLCSDEASMITGTALEVDGGRCI
- the panC gene encoding pantoate--beta-alanine ligase, encoding MTAPILRRLADLRALTRDWHLNGEVIGVVPTMGALHQGHLSLAEAAKTACDRVIVTIFVNPKQFNNPEDLANYPRTEQEDAKKLAPYNVDAIYVPDPDEIYPDGFATTVSVSGLTDAMEGEFRPGHFDGVATVVAKLFLQTQADRAYFGEKDYQQLMIVRRMARDLDIPIEVIGCPTVREPSGLAMSSRNQRLSEDGLAIAAEKHRIMRAVVQALESGEEFEALASQAQADLLAAGFNEVEYLQLRCAEKLEPMTHAKRPARLFAAALVDGVRLIDNLPVSPV
- the idi gene encoding isopentenyl-diphosphate Delta-isomerase, which codes for MGILIPAWVEGELTPVDKLEAHEKGLRHKAVSVFAVRGTEILLQRRAMGKYHTPGLWANTCCTHPDWDESASHCAVRRLREELGITGLYPEYRHRLEYHADVGNGMVENEVVDVFLAHVRGALKIEPNPEEVMDIRWVDYHDLLAEVKRHPDRFTPWLKIYLHNHADTIFGPDLIISANS
- a CDS encoding ABC transporter permease, which gives rise to MLRYALKRLLSLILSLAVASVVIFAVIEVAPGDPALFMLGVNAQADTLTALRAELGLDVSKIERYFNWVGGMLVGDFGTSYTYRTPVSQMIADRLWVSLPLALYALTLSTLIAFPAGIYAASRRGKPGDLTVMGATQLGIAVPNFWFAMMLVLVFAINLRWFNAGGFAGWENGIWTGLHSLTLPAIALALPQAAILARVMRSALLDILAEDFMRTARAKGLSRRQALWRHGVRNALIPVLTIIGLQFSFLLAGSIIIEQVFYLPGLGRLVFQAISARDLIVVESVVMLLVFAVIMVNFFVDLAYAAVDPRLRSRT
- a CDS encoding P1 family peptidase, which codes for MNPGPRNLITDVPGLKVGHAQDETLKSGTTVLTADDPFTASVHVMGGAPGTRETDLLAVDKTVDRVDAIALSGGSAFGLDACSGVSDALRAQGRGFQVGSAVVPIVPGAILFDLLNGGDKNWTENPYRDLGKSAYLTASPEFELGSVGAGTGALAAMHKGGLGSASLKLEGGVTVGALVAANPLGSVTTPGDRHFWAAPFEIDDEFGGLGPDPASGLGSSLVSRKAQMMHSAPPDRANTTIAIVATDAALTKPQCQRLAVAAHDGIARAIVPAHTPGDGDLVFGLSTCARTVGPEAMAMIGHAASICLARAIARAIYLASPRTGDLLPCWSQLHDFG
- a CDS encoding ABC transporter permease, whose product is MSRNLILGATLSSLVVLAALVSFVWTPYDHAALSIPAKLQPPSAQHWFGTDHFGRDMFSMIMVGARTSIAVALVAVGIGMALGVPLGLAAAARSGSWIDEFIMRGNDLVFAFPSLVIAILITAVFGAGAINAIIAIGIFNIPVFARITRGAALSLWEREFILAARVSGKGAARISAEHILPNVANLLIVQGTIQFSLGILAEAGLSYVGLGAQPPTPSWGRMLADAQTMVSFAPHLALIPGLAIIVTVLGLNLLGDGLRDWLDPRIRVARA
- the smpB gene encoding SsrA-binding protein SmpB, which gives rise to MAKQKQNTDPNYKVIAENRRARFDYAIEDDLECGIVLEGSEVKSLRAGGSNIAESYASVDDGELWLINSYIAPYEQAKVFKHEERRRRKLLVSRKELSNLWNATQRKGMTLVPLVLYFNHKGRAKLKIGIAKGKKLHDKRETQAKRDWSRQKQRLMKDHS
- the arfB gene encoding alternative ribosome rescue aminoacyl-tRNA hydrolase ArfB, producing the protein MLRITDDIALQDWEMTESFVRSSGPGGQNVNKVSTAVELRFEAARSPSLPDPVKTRLKRLAGRRWTKDGAIIIQCEETRSQARNRDIARARLAELITRALVNPKRRIATKPTYGSVKRRLAAKKARADVKALRGKVSED
- a CDS encoding ABC transporter substrate-binding protein, which gives rise to MTKQRFRSFASALVLGAGLFATQAMAKSDITIAMQLEPPHLDPTSAAAQAIDSVVYTNIFEGLTRFMGDGSVVPGLAESWEISDDGTVYTFKLRDGVTFHDGTTMDAEDVKFTLDRATAEDSANAQKALFAGIKSVEVVDPLTVQVTLNEPNGNFLFNLAWGDAVIVAPESIENIKTNPVGTGAFTFSDWLQGDSIILNRNPDYWGEQPALETATFKFISDPTAAFAAMMAEDVDVFDNFPAPENLPQFEADPRFQVLVGSTEGETILSTNNKQAPFDDILVRQALAHAIDRQAIIDGAMFGYGTPIGTHFAPHNPAYVDLTGNSAYDPEKAKALLAEAGYPDGFETTLHLPPPSYARRGGEIIAAQLADIGITAEIINVEWAQWLESVFKGKEFGLTIVSHTEPMDIGIYARPDYYFQYDSTDFQALMDTLNSTTDPDERTRLLGEAQRLISTDYVNGYLFQLAKLGVAKAGVEGLWENAPTAAIDLTGISWSE